From one Triticum aestivum cultivar Chinese Spring chromosome 4B, IWGSC CS RefSeq v2.1, whole genome shotgun sequence genomic stretch:
- the LOC123093692 gene encoding uncharacterized protein produces the protein MNPVFLSAHNLGMHTWSGSRVSLQCCSWGVPRSIARPTKRMERVHSNVQQHRMNCYATHHYTRNGGSMMHDSFLQQCFKENWRVRRGMVHNLALLLSGQVEGTRKYHHHECAMSSYSPVLRFLGP, from the exons ATGAACCCAGTCTTCTTG TCTGCTCATAATTTAGGGATGCACACATGGAGCGGTTCACGTGTGTCCCTGCAGTGTTGCAGCTGGGGCGTCCCAAGGTCCATAGCTAGGCCCACCAAAAGAATGGAGCGTGTGCATAGCAATGTCCAGCAGCACAGGATGAACTGCTATGCAACACACCACTACACAAG gaacggagggagtatgatgcatGACAGCTTTCTGCAGCAATGCTTCAAGGAGAATTGGCGTGTAAGGCGAGGGATGGTTCATAATCTAGCACTCCTGTTGTCAGGCCAG GTTGAGGGAACAAGGAAGTATCATCATCATGAGTGTGCCATGAGCAGCTACTCACCAGTGCTCCGATTCTTAGGCCCTTGA